The following proteins are co-located in the Eleginops maclovinus isolate JMC-PN-2008 ecotype Puerto Natales chromosome 1, JC_Emac_rtc_rv5, whole genome shotgun sequence genome:
- the LOC134870802 gene encoding N-alpha-acetyltransferase 80-like, which produces MNRTVPHNQSGKSARSHPWMEKLKKRFSLNNQKRSTWFRSTGVHSLQKSCADFPVFLVLLQGHREAERLLGHARLSLVVGRSSSLFVESVVVSKAERGRGYGRTLMEETERYAKSRGFKSLYLTTHDKQHFYAHLGYVLSTPVQNAGAMTSFVPMETLLRFSRMPSRETNTQEQTRTKMEAHVPCVVGSTPPPPSIPPPSIPPPPCPPPPSSIPPPPPPLQSAGQLVVQTLTETPHRDAKGVPIYWMKDI; this is translated from the coding sequence ATGAACCGGACTGTCCCACACAATCAGTCGGGAAAGTCTGCGAGATCCCACCCCTGGATGGAGAAGTTAAAGAAACGCTTCTCTCTGAACAACCAGAAAAGATCCACGTGGTTCCGATCCACCGGCGTCCACTCCCTCCAGAAGTCCTGCGCAGATTTCCCTGTGTTTCTGGTTCTGCTGCAGGGCCACAGAGAGGCCGAGCGGCTGCTGGGCCACGCCCGTCTGTCCCTGGTTGTAGgccgcagcagcagcctgtTTGTGGAGTCAGTGGTAGTGTCCAAGGCAGAGCGAGGGAGGGGCTACGGCCGCACTCTGATGGAGGAGACTGAGCGCTACGCCAAGAGCAGAGGGTTCAAAAGCCTGTACCTGACGACCCACGATAAGCAGCACTTCTACGCCCACCTGGGATACGTACTGTCCACGCCTGTGCAGAACGCAGGCGCTATGACTTCGTTTGTTCCCATGGAGACGCTCTTAAGGTTCTCCAGAATGCCGAGTcgagagacaaacacacaagagcAAACACGGACAAAGATGGAGGCTCATGTACCTTGTGTTGTGGGGTCAACTCCACCTCCTCCTTCCATACCTCCTCCTTCCATACCTCCTCCACCTTGTCCTCCACCACCTTCATCCAtaccccccccacctcctccccttCAGTCTGCAGGGCAGCTTGTAGTT